A genomic region of uncultured Roseibium sp. contains the following coding sequences:
- a CDS encoding ATP-binding protein, whose translation MTDKKTNTGANAISTEAMLQRFLLISRAVAGQLDFQSLIQKVSEEVGYFLPHDHIDVCILTGEGDMHVAYEARLHTGWGDAPEPVPISVSPIRSILRGEEDFILTADAQLDERFHFDGAFSDPIFDARLRSRLHVPLQVEGKVIGALSYSCHARGIYEDSHVTIAQYVADLLSSYIHALNQGERARKAAIRQAEIHAHAEGLRAGALRLTEALELERQRIGMDLHDQTLADLTRLSHELRRLRQAPKIHGETLTTLTDRLEGCLQELRSIIEDARPSVLKLFGFEQGIEALLERAVASQARPISVEFSDETDGAGNALQETHQIALFRIAQEAVNNAIKHADASRIRVVLSQSEHLLSLAISDDGCGLAGDDGDHLGGIENMRTRATLISAQFEIEPCTHLSGTRVRVSLPLGDPPTFPLPEQKQSNAYLDS comes from the coding sequence TTGACGGACAAAAAAACAAATACCGGAGCGAACGCCATTAGCACCGAAGCCATGCTGCAGCGGTTTCTGCTGATCTCACGGGCAGTGGCCGGACAACTGGATTTTCAGTCGCTGATCCAGAAGGTGTCTGAAGAGGTCGGTTACTTTCTGCCCCATGATCACATCGACGTCTGCATCCTCACCGGCGAAGGCGACATGCATGTCGCCTATGAAGCCCGTTTGCATACGGGTTGGGGTGACGCTCCCGAGCCGGTTCCGATTTCCGTCAGCCCGATCCGCAGCATTCTGCGCGGCGAGGAAGATTTCATTCTGACCGCAGACGCCCAGTTGGACGAACGTTTCCACTTCGACGGCGCGTTCAGCGATCCGATCTTCGACGCGCGCCTGCGCAGCCGTCTGCACGTGCCGCTGCAGGTGGAAGGCAAGGTGATCGGCGCGCTGTCCTATTCATGTCATGCGCGCGGCATCTACGAAGACAGCCACGTGACGATCGCCCAGTATGTCGCCGACCTGCTGTCTTCCTATATCCATGCCCTGAACCAGGGCGAACGCGCCCGCAAGGCTGCCATCCGGCAGGCGGAGATCCATGCTCACGCGGAAGGTCTGCGCGCCGGTGCGCTGCGCCTGACGGAAGCGCTCGAACTGGAGCGGCAGAGGATCGGCATGGACCTGCATGACCAGACCCTCGCGGACCTGACCCGGCTCAGCCACGAACTGCGCCGGCTCAGGCAAGCCCCGAAGATACATGGCGAGACACTGACCACGCTCACCGACCGGCTGGAAGGATGCCTGCAGGAACTCAGAAGCATCATCGAAGACGCCAGGCCGAGCGTTCTGAAACTGTTCGGCTTCGAGCAGGGCATCGAAGCCCTGCTCGAGCGGGCGGTGGCCTCGCAGGCAAGACCGATCTCGGTGGAATTTTCCGATGAGACAGACGGGGCGGGCAACGCGCTGCAGGAGACGCACCAGATCGCCCTCTTCCGGATCGCACAGGAGGCGGTCAACAACGCGATCAAACATGCCGATGCGTCCCGGATCCGCGTGGTGCTTTCGCAATCCGAGCACCTGCTGAGCCTTGCCATATCCGATGACGGCTGCGGGCTCGCGGGCGACGACGGCGACCATCTCGGCGGGATCGAGAACATGCGCACGCGTGCGACGCTGATTTCGGCACAGTTCGAAATCGAACCCTGTACCCACTTGTCGGGAACCCGCGTCCGCGTGTCCCTTCCGCTCGGCGATCCGCCCACATTCCCCTTGCCAGAACAAAAGCAAAGCAATGCGTATCTTGATAGTTGA
- a CDS encoding SMP-30/gluconolactonase/LRE family protein, which produces MRDLVIPICGLERLFENCLWAEGPAYFAATDCVVWSDIPNNRILQWVEGLGTRPLTTSSNHANGNTIDCEGRLVSCEHLTRSVTRREHDGSRTVLASHHDGKRLNSPNDVVVKSDGSIWFTDPTYGILTDYEGERAAPEQDGCYVYRLDAVTGEVEPVIKTMVKPNGLAFSLDEKRLYVSDTGVSHLAGGPHHIKAFELGASGRPESESVFAEVSPGVPDGFRLDEFGNIWTSSGNGVQVFAPDGSYLGRIVIPEAVANLTFGGAKNNRLFITATTSLYAIYVGVRGATRRRAF; this is translated from the coding sequence ATGCGGGATCTTGTGATCCCGATCTGCGGTCTGGAACGCCTGTTCGAAAACTGCCTGTGGGCGGAAGGGCCGGCTTATTTTGCCGCAACGGATTGCGTCGTCTGGTCCGATATTCCCAACAATCGCATTCTGCAATGGGTCGAAGGACTGGGAACGCGGCCCCTGACGACGTCGTCCAACCACGCCAACGGCAATACGATCGATTGCGAAGGCCGGCTGGTCAGCTGCGAGCACCTGACCCGTTCGGTGACCCGTCGCGAGCACGACGGCTCCCGGACCGTGCTGGCCTCGCATCATGACGGAAAACGATTGAACTCGCCGAATGATGTCGTGGTGAAATCCGACGGTTCGATATGGTTCACGGATCCGACCTACGGCATCCTGACGGATTATGAGGGCGAGCGCGCCGCACCCGAGCAGGACGGTTGTTATGTCTACCGGCTCGATGCGGTAACGGGCGAGGTCGAGCCGGTTATCAAGACCATGGTAAAACCCAACGGCCTGGCTTTTTCGCTTGATGAAAAACGGCTCTACGTCTCCGACACGGGCGTCTCGCATCTTGCTGGCGGACCGCATCACATCAAGGCCTTTGAGCTCGGCGCTTCCGGCCGTCCCGAGAGCGAGAGTGTTTTCGCCGAAGTTTCACCGGGCGTGCCTGACGGCTTCAGGCTGGACGAGTTCGGCAACATCTGGACCAGTTCCGGCAACGGTGTTCAGGTCTTTGCGCCGGACGGGTCCTATCTCGGGCGCATCGTCATTCCCGAAGCCGTCGCGAACCTGACATTCGGCGGCGCAAAAAACAATCGCCTGTTCATCACGGCCACGACGTCGCTCTATGCGATTTATGTCGGCGTCCGTGGGGCAACCAGGAGGAGAGCTTTCTGA
- a CDS encoding ABC transporter permease has product MTGLGFFASARFWRGALPALSLTFVLLGVFWLQPRAMSYFGLNLLFNLAVPIALATIAQMFVIAVNDLDLSIGSFVSLVACIGATWLNETPLLGIAALLGCIAVYAAIGALIYIRQLPSIVVTLGMSFVWSGCAVLLLPTPGGSAPDWIRSLVTLKPPYIPMPLIAAAVLALVVYFALMRTSWGVLMRGVGGNERAITRAGWSVLKLKMTMYALTAVFGILAGLTLVGLATSADANIALRYTLLSIAGVILGGGEFVGGRISPVGAVLGAMTLTLTASFLSFLRISPDWQIGAQGAVLIIVLALRAIVNRLEARK; this is encoded by the coding sequence ATGACCGGATTGGGATTTTTTGCTTCGGCCCGTTTCTGGCGCGGAGCGCTGCCGGCGCTGTCGCTGACATTCGTCCTGCTTGGCGTGTTCTGGCTTCAACCGCGGGCCATGAGCTATTTCGGGCTGAACCTCCTGTTCAACCTGGCCGTACCGATCGCGCTTGCGACGATCGCGCAGATGTTTGTGATCGCGGTCAATGATCTGGATCTGTCTATCGGAAGTTTCGTGTCGCTTGTCGCCTGTATTGGTGCGACCTGGCTGAACGAGACGCCGCTTCTGGGCATTGCCGCCCTGCTCGGATGCATTGCCGTTTATGCGGCAATCGGTGCGCTGATCTATATCCGGCAGTTGCCGAGCATCGTGGTGACACTCGGCATGTCGTTTGTCTGGTCCGGATGCGCGGTTCTTCTGTTGCCGACACCGGGGGGCAGTGCGCCCGACTGGATCCGGTCCTTGGTCACCCTGAAACCGCCCTACATCCCGATGCCGCTGATCGCGGCGGCGGTACTGGCGCTTGTCGTTTATTTCGCGCTGATGCGCACCTCATGGGGGGTTCTCATGCGCGGTGTCGGCGGCAATGAACGGGCGATCACGCGCGCGGGCTGGTCCGTGCTCAAACTGAAGATGACCATGTATGCCCTGACCGCGGTCTTCGGCATTCTCGCAGGCCTGACGCTGGTGGGGCTGGCAACATCGGCGGATGCCAACATCGCGCTCCGCTACACGCTGCTTTCCATTGCCGGGGTCATTCTCGGAGGCGGCGAATTCGTCGGTGGCCGGATCTCTCCCGTCGGCGCGGTTCTCGGCGCGATGACCCTGACCCTGACGGCGTCGTTCCTGTCCTTCCTGCGCATCTCTCCGGACTGGCAGATCGGGGCGCAGGGGGCCGTGCTGATCATCGTTCTGGCGCTCAGGGCCATCGTCAACCGGCTGGAGGCGCGCAAATGA
- a CDS encoding sugar ABC transporter ATP-binding protein — protein MTTETVSPLISLTGIQKVFGAVQALSGVDLDIRTGECLGLVGHNGAGKSTLMNILAGTLEASGGSLSIAGTDLGRGYAVQDAGRLGIRCVFQELSLCPNLSVAENTRIIHPVLKGFGWRPRAAALIMERLDLIFPGHGVSAFDIVGDLSISKRQMVEIARAFTVTDTEIRLVILDEPTSSLDARVAEQLLDYVGRVTGEGISVILISHLLGEILQVSTRIAVMKDGRVVAIRDASGFDRGSLVEAMGSTVVAGVAPRRDAEARKAVSEERIHLRPPEQPDDQSIRAQAGEVVGFAGLAGQGQTEALLQIFDGQGVLPSGAQDSGCCFIAGDRQVDGVLPLWSIRKNIGISSLKRLLSGLLIQNGKERELAEAWKERIGIRAPDVEAPILSLSGGNQQKVLFARALGSAADIVLMDDPMRGVDIGTKNEVYAIIRQEASQGRTFLWYTTEMEELDYCDRVYVFRDGVVSETLTGAEITEENVLRASFKQVSGAA, from the coding sequence ATGACGACGGAAACTGTGAGCCCTCTGATTTCCCTGACGGGAATTCAGAAGGTCTTCGGGGCGGTACAGGCCCTGAGCGGTGTGGATCTCGATATCCGCACCGGAGAGTGTCTTGGACTTGTCGGCCACAACGGCGCCGGCAAGTCCACCTTGATGAACATCCTGGCCGGGACCCTGGAGGCGAGCGGCGGCAGCCTGTCGATCGCCGGCACGGATCTCGGCCGGGGGTACGCCGTGCAGGATGCCGGCAGGCTCGGCATCCGCTGTGTCTTCCAGGAACTGTCGCTCTGCCCCAACCTTTCGGTTGCCGAGAATACGCGCATCATTCACCCGGTGCTCAAGGGGTTTGGCTGGAGACCGCGCGCGGCCGCGCTGATCATGGAAAGGCTCGACCTGATCTTCCCCGGGCACGGCGTGAGCGCTTTCGATATCGTCGGCGACCTGTCGATTTCCAAGCGCCAGATGGTCGAAATCGCGCGTGCCTTCACGGTTACCGACACGGAAATCCGGCTTGTCATTCTGGACGAACCGACATCGTCCCTCGATGCGCGGGTTGCCGAACAGCTCCTGGACTATGTCGGACGGGTCACGGGTGAGGGCATCAGCGTGATCCTCATTTCCCATCTGCTGGGTGAAATACTCCAGGTATCCACCAGGATCGCCGTCATGAAGGACGGCCGGGTCGTTGCCATCAGAGACGCATCCGGGTTCGACCGCGGCAGCCTGGTCGAGGCCATGGGCAGCACCGTTGTCGCTGGCGTTGCGCCGCGCCGGGATGCCGAGGCACGCAAAGCCGTGAGCGAGGAACGCATCCACTTGCGCCCGCCCGAGCAGCCCGATGACCAGAGCATCAGGGCGCAGGCGGGGGAAGTCGTCGGCTTCGCCGGCCTGGCCGGTCAGGGTCAGACGGAAGCACTGCTGCAGATTTTCGACGGTCAAGGTGTTCTTCCCTCCGGTGCGCAGGATTCGGGCTGCTGCTTCATTGCCGGGGACAGGCAGGTTGACGGCGTCCTGCCGCTCTGGTCGATCCGCAAGAATATCGGCATCTCTTCACTGAAAAGACTGTTGTCGGGCCTTCTGATCCAGAACGGGAAGGAACGCGAACTCGCCGAGGCCTGGAAGGAACGGATCGGCATACGGGCACCGGATGTCGAAGCGCCGATCTTGTCGCTCTCGGGCGGCAATCAGCAGAAGGTCCTGTTCGCCCGCGCGCTCGGGTCCGCGGCGGATATCGTCCTGATGGACGATCCGATGCGCGGCGTCGATATCGGAACCAAGAACGAGGTCTACGCCATCATCCGTCAGGAAGCGTCGCAGGGGCGCACCTTCCTCTGGTACACGACCGAAATGGAGGAGCTCGATTACTGCGACCGTGTCTATGTGTTCCGGGACGGCGTCGTGAGCGAGACCCTGACCGGTGCCGAAATCACGGAGGAGAATGTTCTCAGGGCGTCCTTCAAACAGGTGAGCGGGGCGGCATGA
- a CDS encoding ABC transporter substrate-binding protein — translation MRIRQSILLATTALALTVAAAQPSVADTSGKRIALSNNYAGNSWRQAMLKSWGKNAEQAVSSGTVAAGDAFTTAENQATEQAAQIQNLILQGYDAIVVNAASPTALNGAVKEACDAGIVVVSFDGVVTEPCAWRIAVDFKKMGEIQVDYLSGRLPDGGELLEIRGLAGVFVDDEIHSGIEAGVANHDKFNVAGSVHGEWTQTVAQKAVAGILPSMPEIVAVVTQGGDGYGAAQAFAAAGRPTPIIIMGNRHDELTWWKEQKDANGYETMSVSIAPGVSTLAFWVAQQILDGQDVPKELIVPFLQIDQADLEEGLANTEPGGVSNVEYSLDDAKAYLESVK, via the coding sequence ATGAGAATACGTCAATCGATACTTCTTGCGACCACTGCTCTGGCCCTGACGGTCGCGGCCGCGCAGCCATCCGTTGCTGACACGTCCGGCAAGCGGATCGCGCTTTCGAACAACTATGCCGGCAACAGCTGGCGCCAGGCCATGCTCAAGTCGTGGGGAAAGAACGCCGAACAGGCGGTCAGCTCCGGCACTGTCGCCGCCGGTGACGCCTTTACCACCGCCGAGAACCAGGCGACGGAACAGGCGGCCCAGATCCAGAACCTGATTCTGCAGGGCTATGACGCGATCGTCGTCAATGCGGCGTCGCCGACGGCGCTGAACGGCGCGGTCAAGGAAGCCTGCGATGCCGGTATCGTCGTGGTCTCGTTCGATGGTGTCGTCACCGAACCCTGTGCCTGGCGCATCGCGGTCGACTTCAAGAAGATGGGCGAGATTCAGGTCGACTACCTGTCCGGCCGGCTGCCGGATGGCGGCGAGCTTCTGGAAATCCGCGGCCTTGCCGGTGTCTTCGTCGACGACGAAATCCACTCGGGTATCGAGGCAGGCGTCGCCAACCACGACAAGTTCAACGTTGCCGGTTCCGTTCACGGCGAATGGACACAGACGGTCGCGCAGAAAGCGGTTGCCGGTATCCTGCCGAGCATGCCGGAAATCGTTGCGGTCGTGACGCAGGGCGGCGATGGCTACGGCGCGGCCCAGGCCTTTGCGGCTGCGGGACGGCCGACACCGATCATCATCATGGGCAACCGCCATGACGAGCTGACCTGGTGGAAGGAACAGAAAGATGCCAACGGCTATGAAACCATGTCCGTTTCCATTGCCCCGGGCGTCTCGACACTGGCCTTTTGGGTTGCGCAGCAGATCCTCGACGGACAGGATGTTCCCAAGGAACTGATCGTGCCTTTCCTGCAGATCGACCAGGCGGACCTTGAAGAAGGGCTGGCCAACACCGAGCCGGGCGGCGTCTCCAACGTCGAGTACTCCCTCGATGACGCCAAGGCCTACCTGGAAAGCGTGAAGTAA